TGCTGACTTCTTCTACAGTAGTAAAAAATAGACCAAACATTGCACCAACATGATTAACAATTAATGGTACATTATTTTGTTTGGCAACATATAAAAGTCCATCAGCAAGCTGGCTCGTTAAGTCGTCTAATTGCTGATAAATGCCAACGTCATTTAATAAGTTCAATGCTGTATAACCTGCAGTCATTGCAATAGGATTACCAGACAGCGTTCCCGCTTGGTAAATAGGTCCAATGGGTGCCAGTTGCTGCATAATGTCTGCCCGACCACCAAATGCACCTACGGGCATTCCACCACCAATAATTTTACCTAAGCAGGTTAAATCCGGTGTAATATCGTAATATTCTTGGGCGCCACCTAGCGCGACACGAAATCCGGTCATAACTTCATCAATAATAAGCAGGGCACCATGTTGATCGCATAGTTGTCGTAGACCTTGTAAAAATTCGATTTTTGCAGGAACACAGTTCATATTGCCGGCCACCGGTTCAACAATAATTGCGGCAATTTGCTCAGGATATTGTTCGAAGCTTTTCTTTACCGATTCAAGATTATTGTAATCACATACAACAGTATGCTTAACAAAATCGGCAGGTACACCAGGTGAGGTAGGGTTACCAAAAGTCAATGCTCCAGATCCTGCTTTTACTAATAAGTAATCCGCGTGACCATGATAACAGCCTTCAAATTTAATAATTTTATCACGGCCAGTAAATCCTCTCGCGAGACGAATAGCGCTCATAGTGGCTTCAGTGCCGGAGTTTACCATCCGAACCATTTCAATTGATGGCATGATACTGGTGACTAAATCAGCTAACTTTATTTCAATTTCGGTCGGTGCACCATAGCTAAGGCCTTTATGTACTGCATCACAAACCGCACTGGCAATTGCTGGGTGATTATGGCCTAAAATCATCGGTCCCCATGAACCGACATAATCAATATAGGCTTTACTATCGACATCATAAATATAAGCGCCATTGGCTTTTTCAATAAATAAAGGGGTTCCTCCAACGCTATTAAATGCCCTTACTGGCGAATTTACCCCGCCAGGCATCACTTGACTTGCTTGTTCATAAAGGGATTGTGATTTATTCATTGTCGATTTGGTTCTCATTGCCTAATTAGATTGTGTATTTATTCATAAAATGAATGAAAATTCAAGCACCCAAATAATCAATTTTACTAATTTGTTTTATTTGTAATTTAATATTTAGTCCTTATATTAATTGTAATATAATAGATGATTATTAATCATTCCTTGGATTGCTCACTTAGTGCCATGCAAGGGAGAGTAGGAGAAAAGCAGTGATTGATACATTACCATTAATATTTACGGATGCCGCAGCAAATAAAGTTAAATCATTAGTTGAAGAAGAAGAAAACCCCAATTTAAGATTGCGTGTCTATATTACTGGCGGAGGATGCAGCGGTTTTCAGTATGGTTTTACGTTTGATGAGAAAATGAATGAGGATGATCTGACCATCGAAAAAAATGGCGTTGCTTTAGTCGTTGATCCGATGAGTTTGCAATATCTTGTCGGCGGTACAATTGATTATGTTGAGGGATTGCAAGGTTCACGTTTTGTGGTCGACAACCCAAATGCAACAACAACATGTGGTTGTGGCTCATCATTTAGTGTTTAACCGTTCTATCTCCTGCAAATTTTGTAGGAGAACAATTCTAATGCACAATTTGTTTTCCTAATATGATTAAATCACGCTTTATGCCATCAAGTTCCGCTATATTAAATAGATGCCCCCATTTACGGTAACCCAACTTTTCAAATAGTGCTAAGCTAGGGGAATTATGGGCAAAAATATACCCCAGTATCGTGTCTATCTTATGTTGCTGTGCAAATTGTTCGATTGCGATTACGGCATGCTGACCTATTTTTTTGCCGCGAAAAGCCTCATCAATATATAAGCTTATTTCAACTGTTTTGGCATAAGCGGGTCTGCCATAAAAGGTAGATAAACTTACCCAGCCGCAAGGCTGATTTTTATAGTTAATTAACCACAATGGCCTAGTTTCGACATTATGGGCATTAAACCACTCAATTCGATTGTCAACTGTTACTGGTGAAGTATCAGCTGTTACCATTCTACTTGCAATGGTTTGGTTATAAATTTCAACAATAAAAGATAAATCAGTTAGTTTAGCATTGGTAAATGTTATTTCATCGGCGATATTGTTCATATTTAATGATCTAGGTTAATAAGTTATATTTGCTATTATGCAATTAATACTGGCGGCTGTGAATAGTTCGAACTCATGATGGTAGCAAAATATAAAGGAAAGTTTTTTTGACTAAAAAAACATCAAAAAAATAATTCATTTGTGTATAATACATACTATTACTTAATGTTAATTGTTGTTAAACGATCATGTCACAGCAAATAGAAATTTTTACTATCCCAAGCCCCTGCAAAAGAGTTTGTGAAACGGATAAACAAGGTTATTGCTTAACCTGTTTTCGTTCCCGAGACGAGCGGTTTAGTTGGTTGGAATTGTCTGATGAGCAGAAGCAAGATATATTAAGGCTTTGTCGGCAAAGGGCGTTAAGGAAAAAATATTTTCTTTATCAACAGCAGCAACAAAATTTATTGCAACAATCCCAAAGCAGTGAGCAATTAGATCTGCTTTAATGCCGATTAAATCAGCATTAAATAGTAAATTTATGCTTTCTTTACGAAGCAGGCTTTAAGCATTATTTTCATCCCATCCACTTTACAGTCTATTTCGTGATCGCCTTCAACGAGACGGATACTTTTAGCCTTAGCGCCTTTCTTTAATACAGTAGATGATCCTTTCAATTTTAAATCTTTAATTAATATAATATCATCACCGTCAGCTAACAGATTACCGTTGCTATCTTTGACTTGTAATCCACTCTCTGTTGAAGTCGTTTGTTCATCCCATTCATGAGCGCACTCAGGGCAAATATATAAACTGCCATCCTGATAAGTATGTTCTGATTGGCAAATAGGGCAATTAGGGATTGAATTCATATGTTAAAATTTCCTTGATTATCATAATTAGCAGACTATAGCAAAAAATAGCGATTAAGTCATGTAAACACCCCCTAAAGAGTGTATTGAAAAATATTTTGGCTAGGAGTAGGATTTATCAATTCGATCACTTTATTCTGGAATAAGCATGAAAAGTTGTATTGCTTGCGGCATGCCGATGACCCAAATTGCAGATTATCCATTATATGATATATCTAAAAACTATTGTAAATACTGTGCTCATGCTGATGGTTCAATGAAAAATTTTGAGGAAAAATTGGACTGTCTTACCAAACATTATATAAATTTTCATAAAATGGATCATATTATTGCTAAACAAACAGCATATGTTGTTTTGAAAAAATTACCAGCTTGGAAACGAAAATAATCGTATCCTTGTATATAAAATATTCCCTAATAGATATTATTATTTTTTTGAGCAGAGAAAGATGCCTAAAATAATCAAAGTAGCGCTGATAAGATGAAAAAGATGTATTTGAGTATTTAAAAAAACAATACTAAAAATTCCACCAGATAAAGGAATTAAATGGGTATATACCTCACCGCGCGTCGCTCCAATTTGTGCAATCCCCCGGTTCCAAAAAAGATAAGCTAACCAAGAAGGGAAAATGACTAAATAAAGCAGACCTATAATAAAATCAAGCTGAGTATAGGCGCTAAAGCTTGTTATTGGGAAAAACATAAAATAGACAAGAGCAATAGGCAATAATATAAGGGTTCCTAATAAAGAGCTTATTGTTACAAACACATTATGTGGGATTGATTTATCTTTTTTTCTTAAAAAAGAACAATAAAAGGCCCAGCTAATTGCTGATCCCATTGCCCATAAATCACCTTTATTAAGATTTTTTAGTGCATCAAAATTAGATAAGTCACCTTTAAAGATAAGATAGAGCACGCCAAGAGAGCTTAATAGTACGCCTATAATATTATTTTTTGAAATTTGGTCATTAAATACTAATTTGTTAATCAACAATACCATAGCTGGCGTTGCTGACATATAAATTGCAGCATTAAGTGACGTAGTGTATTGCAGTCCGATATAGAGCGTTAGCGGAAACAGTACCTGACCAAATACGGCTAAAAATAGTGTCATTTTAATGGATTGCTTAATTTTACTATAATTGGCTATTACCTGTCGGTGATATAGTGTACAAAGCAATAAGGCCGTTATAGCCCAACGACCTTCTGATAAAACCATCGGATCACTATTAACAACTAATAAGTGACCCACAACGTAGTTTCCTCCCCAAAAACAAGCAGCTAAAGCAAGTAAAATATACGGCATATCGCTTCCTTTTATTTTTAGAATTATTGCAGTATTTGGCTACCATAGATAAAGAATGATCTATTGCATTACATCTTGCAAGCAAATAATATTTTATAAAAATATTATTTGCCATATCTAAACCAAAGTCGGTTATAGTTTTTCATCACAATACAAACGCTAAGCGTTTTTTCAGGAAAGTAGAATATCACTAATTAATTTTGCATGGTGGAGTGTGAAAAGGTTAATTTTAATCATTTACTTATTTGGTTTAGTTGAATGCAGTGAAAAATATCACAAATCATGAGCAATACTTAATTGGAAAATGGGATCGTAGCGATACTTACTTTTTTTTATAAGAAGAATTTTAGGCGAAAAGCTAATAAATGATATTTATGATTTCAATGGAAATTATGAAGACTTTTTAAACGACAAATATAATGAATGCACGTATAACTTAAATCTTATTAAAAAAATTCTATAGAATCATTAAATCTTATTCTAAATCCTCCTGGTAAAGTTTTTTTATTAACATAAGACAAGCTTCAATCTTTATGCGAAAGCGGTATAATACTGCTACTTTAATTTATGAGGTAGCAAAGTGAAAAAGTTATTCTTAATTAGTTTTATAACTACTATTTTGATTGGGTGTGGCGGAAAAAACAATAAAATCACAGAAGAATATTTGGTTGGTAATTGGGATTGTAACTACACTTTTTTTGTTTATGATAATAATTCTAAAGGATATAAAGAAGAAAACAAAGAGAGTTTTTCTTCAGGGCTTGAAAAAATAGATGGAAAACTTTTCTCTGAGGGTAAGCAGGTTCCGTTTGAAAAAGCTTTCACTACATGGAAATCTTCAACTAAAATATCTGGTTATGATGTAACTAATGATGTAGTCGCTACAAAAAATAGTGATAACGAATTTCTCATAACAATTAAATCAGATGCGTATAATAATTCTAATGGAGAAAAAACCTTAAGAAAATCTGAAATGCTATGCACTAGGATAAAATAAACACAGCCTATTTAAACAAGCCCTCTTATGAGGGTTTTTTATTATCTAAAATTAGAAATTTTATGAACAATTATCCTTTATCTATAAGAACGGTATGACTGTCTGGATATAGTCGAAGTCAATCCGCTGGATTTTTGACTACCAAAGTAAGCGAGGGAGTGTTATATAAAAATTGCAAAGTATCAGGCAACGACTGTGTCAGCTTCTTTTTAGTTGGTAAATGATAAAACGATGATATTCCATAGTCGGTTTCGGAATAAAATCAAAATGAGTAGTGAATTTTACCCCAAGATAAAAAATAAATTAAATAAAAAACATTGCAAACTATTGGAGAGTAAGGATTTGAAATGGTACGCCCGAGTGGACTCGAACCACCGACCCCCACCATGTCAAGGTGATGCTCTAACCAACTGAGCTACGGGCGTATAAGACAGGGAGAATATTAACGTTGTTCATCAGTTCTGGCAAGTAAAAAAATTAAAATTAGCTTGTTTTTTGTACTGTTAAGTGGTTTTTGCTTGCAAAACAAACAAATCACGCTATTTATAATTTAATTGAGCGATTATGTTGCTAGCGAGATGCGCGTGCGAGTATTTGCTCAATAGGTTGTTTTTGAATATAAATCATACGTGCGATCAATAAAATCGCTGCAAATGATAACCCTACAATAATGCCGACCCAAAAGCCAGCTACTCCCATCGGTCGACTCGTTATTAACGTGGTAAACGATAGTATATAACCGAGTGGTAAACCTATTATCCAGTATGAAATCAACGTAATATAAAGAATACTTTTGGTGTCTTTGTAGCCTCGAAGCACATTGCTTGCAGTAACTTGCAAGTAATCAGATAATTGATAGATCGCTAATAAAATAATTAATTGCATGCATAAAATTGTGATCGCACTATCAGACGTAAACCAAGCGATCAGCATCGATTTAAATAGTATTAGTATGACAGCAACAGTTAGGGCACTCATTAACGCGATAGTCAAACTAATTTTAGCTGTCTGCTTAGCTAATATAGGCTGTTTATTACCTAACAGATAACCGACACGAATACTGGTTGCAACGCCTAATGAAAGTGGAATTGCAAATGTCATGCTACTAATTGTAAAGATTATTTGATGGGCAGATACCGCATCTTTACCCAGAGGAGCAATCATCAAGGCGATAATAGCAAATAAGCTAACCTCAAAAAAATAGGCTAGTGCGAGCGGTATTCCAAGCACCATGATCCGCTTAATGATGCTTCGATTAAATAGGTGAATAAAGGGTGTTTTTTTTATATCTTGCTGGCTACCTGCAAATAATGTAAAACACTTTATTAACGCGAACATAAGCCAAAAAATAATTGCGGCAGTGATCCCGCAGCCAACACCACCAAACTCAGGTAAGCCAAACTTACCATAAATAAGAATATAGTTAATGGGAATATTGGCAACCAGAGCAATAAACATAATAAACATGGCTGGCTTTGTATTTGAAAGTCCTTCACATTGAAAACGATAGACTAAATAAAATAAAAAACCAGGTACTCCCCACATAATTGAACGTAAAAAGTGAACAGCTACATAGATCATCTCAGGATCGATTGGGTTATCAATGCTATTACGTAGGGCAATTAGTTTGTCTGAATTATACAGAAAGGCCATCATCAAAATGGATAAAATAGTCGCAATAATTAAACCTTGTCGAGTATGATCGGCAATTTGTTCTCGTTTCGCCGCGCCATTGAGGTTTGATATAATTGGTGTAAGAACCGAGAGCAGACCTTGTCCAAATAAAATAGTGGGTAGCCATATTGATGCGCCAATTGCAACGCCAGATAGCGCGGTAGCACTATAATGACCGGCCATGATAGTATCAACAAAAGTGATCCCCGTTTGTGCCAGCTGCGCCACAATAACGGGAATCGCTAATTTAATAATGATATTGACTTCTTTACGGTAGGAGGGCTTTATCATATCGTTTATTTAACTACAGCGCCCCAAAGGTCATATTCGTCTGAATGTGAAATCTTAACATTAACGATATCGCCAGCCGTCACTGAAAATTCTTCGTTTAAATATACGACACCATCAATTTCGGGAGCATCAGCCATGCTACGACCAATCGCGCCTTCCTCGTCAACTTCATCAATCAAGATTGGTAACGTTTTACCTATTTTATTGGCTAGCTTTTCTGTTGAGATTGCTTGCTGTAATTGCATAAACTGATGGTAGCGTTCCTGTTTTACGTCCTCAGGAATTTGATCGGCTAAACTATTAGCCGCCGCCCCGTCAATGGCACTGTAGGTAAAGCAGCCAACGCGATCGAGTTTTGCTTGATCTAGAAAGTTTAAAAGTAAATCAAAATCGCGCTCGGTTTCACCCGGATAGCCAACAATAAACGTTGAACGCAGTGTAATATCAGGGCAGATATCGCGCCATTTATGAATACGTTCAAGGGTTCGCTCAATTGAACCCGGGCGTTTCATTGATTTTAAAATCGCCGGACTTGCATGCTGTAATGGTACATCAAGATAAGGTAATATTTTGCCATCCGCCATTAATGGAATTAAATCATCGACGTGAGGGTAAGGATAAACATAGTGCAATCTAACCCATATACCTAATGATGATAGCTGCTCACTAAGCGTTTGAATATCACTTTTAACTGGCATACCATTCCAAAAACCAGTACGATTTTTAACATCAACACCATAAGCGGAGGTATCTTGGGCGATAACCAATAGCTCTTTAACTCCGCTGTCGGCCAATCTTTTTGCTTCATCGAGTACATTACCGATCGGTCGACTAACCATATCACCTCGTAATGATGGAATAATACAAAACGTACAACGATGGTTACAGCCTTCGGAAATTTTTAAATAGGCGTAATGTTTTGGTGTTAATTTGACGCCTTGAGATGGCACTAAACTAGTATAAGGATTATAGGTTGGTTTTGGTGCATATTTGTTTACGTGATTTAACACGGCCTCATAGCTATGAGGACCTGAAATTTCAAGTACTTTAGGATGTATTTTTCGAATCTGATCTTCTTTGGCACCAAGGCAACCGGTAACGATAACTTTACCATTTTCATGCAGTGCTTCACCAATAGCCTCCAGCGATTCTTGTACCGCGCTATCAATAAAGCCACACGTATTAACAATAACAAGATCGGCATTATCATAGCTAGGTACAACTTGATAACCTTGGGTTCTGAGTTCAGTGAGTATTCTTTCTGAATCAACTAAGTTTTTTGGGCAGCCAAGACTGACAAAGCCAATAGTAGGAGAAATATTAATCATAATTAAATTATATTGTAAAAGATTAAGTTGTTAAAAATCAACTGATTATAGATATGCTTATTGCTGTGTATTCTAGCATAGAAAAAGTAAGTTCACTAATCATTTTCTGTTGTATTTTGATTAATGGTTCTATTTAACATTGCTTTGAAAAATGTGAATGGTAGACATTATATTTTGAGGGTGATGATAAACCGTTATAACAAAATAATAATGGACATTAATAATAAAAAAAAACCGGGACATAATCCCGGTTTGCGATTAACCACTATATTATAGTTCGTTAGCGTGTTGTTTTAAAAAGCTTGCTACGCCATCAGGGCTATCTTTCATGCCTGCTTTACCTTTTGTCCATTGTGCAGGGCAAACTTCACCGTGTTCTTCATGGAATTGGAAAGCATCAACAATACGTAAGATTTCATCGATATTACGGCCAATCGGTAAATCATTTATCGTTTCGTGACGCACAATACCTGACTTATCAATAAAGAATGATGCACGTAAAGCAACACCAGCATCAGGATGTTCTATACCATAAGCTTGCATAATACAATGTTTAACATCGGCAACAATCGGGTATTTTACTTCGCCAATTCCGCCTTTATCTTGTGATGTATTACGCCATGCATTATGTACGAATTCTGAGTCCATCGATACACCAATCACTTCAACACCACGTTTTTTAAATTCATCTAAACGGTGATCGAACGCAATAATTTCAGATGGGCAAACAAACGTAAAATCCATTGGCCAAAAGAACACAACAGCATATTTGCCTTTAGTAAAACTTGAAAAATTAAAATCATTTACAATTTCACCATTACCTAATACTGCAGATGAAGTAAAGTCAGGTGCTTTGCGAGTAACTAATACCATGGTATGTCTCCTTAACTATTTTATATTATTCTGTAGGATGTTGTTATACATCATTATTAACAATATCTAACTGATAGAACTGAAAGATGACGATTATTATAACGTTCAAATTAAATTATCAAACATGTTAAAAACAATTGTTTTTATAAGTTTTAACTATTAAGTTTTGCTTATTGATAATTTTTTCTTAGGTTTGCCAATGTTTTTAGTATCGCGTTCTCGCACTTTTTTCTTTTTAGTATCTTGATTTTTTTCATTTTTCTTTGTTTTGGCTTTTTCTGATAGTTTTTTCTTTTTACTTATTGCTGGCGCTTTTGTTTGTGGCCTTAATTCATGGACGATGCGCAGCTTTAACGGCTCTTGAATGTAGCGTTCAATTTTTTTCAGTAAATCATAGTCATGCGCTTCTACTAAAGAGATAGCTGTACCTTTTTTACCCGCTCTCGCCGTTCTCCCTATGCGGTGCAGATAGACGTCAGCTGTTTTGGGCATATCAAAATTAAATACATGACTAATGTCGTCAAAATCGAGTCCTCTCGAGGCAACGTCAGTTGCAACCAAAATATTGACGGTGTTGTTTGCCATTCTTTTGATTGCTTCATTACGCTTAGCTTGAACCATCTCTCCTTCTAAATAACAAGTGCGGATTTTAGCATTATTTAGCCACGTTACTAGTTCATGGACGCGCTCTCGTTTACGAACAAAAATAACACTTTTTGTCACTTCATCTTGCCGCAATAAGTTAATTAATAATGCTGTTTTATGTTCAACATTATCGGCTCGATAATAAAATTGTAATATTTTTTTACGTTCTTTACGTGACGGGTCTGCTTTTATTTCAACGGGCTCTTGTAAAATCCTCTGCGCAAAGTCATACACGCCATTACCTTCAAGTGTGGCAGAGAACAGCAGGGTTTGTGTGCGCCAGCGTGTTTCAGCTGAAATCGTTTCAACATCTTGGGCAAATCCCATATCAAGCATACGATCAGCTTCGTCAAGAATTAGCATTTCTACGGCTCGGCAGTCAAAATTTTCTTCTTTGATATACTGAAGTAGACGACCCGTTGTTGCAATTACAATGTCTTGGTTTTTACTAAAAACTTCAGCATGATTCATATAAGCAACACCGCCCGTAATGGTTGCAGTGCTTAGTGCTGTGAATTGAGTTAACCATTTAGTTTGCTCAGCAACTTGCATTGCCAGCTCTCTCGTGGGGGTCAAAATTAAAATGCGTGGCGGCCCAGGTTTATGACGGGGAAAATCAAGTAAATGTTGCACCGCCGGAATTAAATAAGCTAAAGTTTTTCCAGTTCCTGTTGGGGCTGACCCTAAAATATCACGATTATCAAGTGCATAAGGAATTGTTTGCGATTGAATCGTTGTTGGTACAGTGATGTTTTGTAAGCTAAGTGCTTTTAAAATTAGCTCGTTTAAGTCAAAAGATGAAAAATCATCGGTAGTCATGGTCAGTTCACAATTATAAGCAAAGTATTAGTGTAACATATTTGTGATATTTGTATGAGAGTAATTAATCTGCGCAAGATTCTAGGCAGCATTAAATTTGACTTAATATAAAGTCAGTATCATTCAAAATTTATTGTTCATAATCAATAAATAATAGCTATAATAGTTTGCATTTCGTCATTTTAATAAACGCCTGATGGTGAAATAACATATCAGTAAAGCATAAATTAGCTATTTTAATTTTTTGAAAACTATAAATTTTGTAAAGTGAGTTTGTTTTATGTCAAAAAAATTTAGACTAGGGCTTGATGTTGGTTCTACAACTGCAAAATGCGTTGTGTTAGATGAGCAAGATAATTTTATCTATACTAACTATGTGCGTCATAATACTTATATTGTACCTACTGTTATTCAATTGCTTAATGAAATAAAGCAACGAGTAGGGGATGAGGCTTTACTTTCCATAAAGGTCACTGGCTCTGCAGGAATGGGAATAGCTGAAAAAGCCGATATCGCTTTTATTCAAGAGGTTATTGCGGCATCGGAAGTGGTACAGCAAAAGTACCCAGATGTTAGAACATTAATCGATATTGGCGGTGAAGATAGTAAAATGATCTTTTTTTTTCCTGATAGAGCGCCAGATATCCGCATGAATGGGAGCTGTGCAGGGGGAACTGGTGCATTTATCGACCAGATGGCGAGTTTACTCAATGTACCCGTGCAAGAGTTTGAACAGCTCGCTAAACATCATGATCATGTTTTTCCTATCGCCTCCCGCTGTGGCGTGTTTGCTAAAACAGATGTGCAAAATCTTATTAGTCGCAATGTTTCAAAAGAGAATATAGCCTATTCTGTACTCCATGCGGTATGTATTCAATTAGTAAATACCTTAGCTCGTGGCTATGATATTATTCCCAAAGTGATGCTAATTGGTGGCCCATTTTCATTTATTCCCACGCTAAACAAAGCGATACTTGCAACGTTAAATTTAACGGAACAACAAAGCGTTAAAACTGAATTCCCTACATTATTATCTGCTTGGGGAGCGGCTATTCATTTAGTTGAACGAAGTGAAATTTTGATTAATGATTTTATTACAAGACTTAATCAGTCGCTTAAAATAAAAAATAGTGAGTCATTTAGGTTAACGCCATTATTTGGTCATTCATTAAGTTTTGATAAGTGGCAACAAAATCGCCGTTATATTCAGATCCCTCGGACTGATTTAAAACAGTATCAAAAACATAATGCTTATCTCGGTATTGATAGCGGTTCAACCACCACCAAAATTACATTAATCGGTGAGGATGATGAGCTATTATTCACTTATTATGCCCCCAATAATGGGCACTCAATTGCCGCCCTTATTAAAGGGCTGAATATCTTAAAGGATGAAATTACAAGTAGCGGTAAGGCTATTAACATAATCCGAACGGGTGTAACGGGGTATGGTGAAGAGTTATTAAAAGCGGCATTTTCAATTGATGATGGATTAGTAGAAACAATGGCACATTTTGCAGCAGCCAAGCATATCGAACCGAATGTTTCGTTCATTATGGATATTGGCGGGCAAGATATGAAAGCGATTTTTGTTGCAAATGGGATCGTCAATCATATTGAGCTTAATGAAGCGTGTTCATCTGGATGTGGTTCATTTATTGAAACATTTGCTAAATCACTTAACTCAAATACCGTTGATTTTGCTAATGCTGCATGCCAATCAAATAGCCCTTGTGATCTGGGCACTCGCTGTACTGTTTTTATGAATTCAAAAGTTAAACAAGCGCTTAGAGAGAATGCTTCAATAGGCGATATCTCTGCTGGTCTCGCTTTTTCGGTAATTAAAAATGCGATCCATAAAGTTTTAAAACTACATGATATGAGTAAACTAGGTGAGCACATCGTTGTACAAGGTGGGACATTTAAAAACCCAGCGGTCTTTAGGGCACTGGAGCAACTGACTGGTGTAGAAATATCTAGTTCTAATATTCCAGAACTGATGGGGGCATACGGTAGTGCGCTGGTTGCTAAAAATAATTATTTAAAAGAACGAAAACCATCCCAATTTATTGGGCTTGAGCACCTAGATAAAGCAACGGAGAATCGTGCTAAAGAGTCCCGTTGCAAAGGTTGTGAAAATCACTGCGATATCATGATTTATCGTTTTGCCAATGGCAATCGATATTATTCAGGGAATAAGTGTGAACAACTTTTAAGTAACAATCCCCTTAAAGATAATAATTCATTTAACATGTTTGACTATAAAAATAAATTATTATTTGAGCGAGCGAATCATCATCTTAATGATTCAAGCCTTCATATCGGCATTCCGCGAGTACTAGGGCTTTACGAGAATTTCCCGTTTTGGCACACATTGCTGACCGAATGTAACATTAATGTTACGCTTTCGCCTTTTTCTGACATGAAAATTTACGAAAAAGGCACCGGTACGGTTATGTCAGACAGTATCTGTTTTCCAGCAAAACTAGTTCATGGTCATATTATTGAGTTAGCTGAAAAGAGCGTCGATCGCATTTTTATGCCAATGGTAGTATTGGAGTCTAGCGAATTTAATAATGCTGTAAATAATTATAATTGCCCCATTGTGAGTAGCTACTGCGAAGTAATCAATAGTGCCATTAACCCCGTATCAAAATATGGTATACCCTTTGATTATCCTGTAATAAATTTTACAGATCTTAAATTACTTAAAAAAGGGTGTTTTGTTTATCTACAATCATTAGGTATCACTAAGTCGTTATTT
The genomic region above belongs to Orbaceae bacterium lpD02 and contains:
- the rimO gene encoding 30S ribosomal protein S12 methylthiotransferase RimO; the protein is MINISPTIGFVSLGCPKNLVDSERILTELRTQGYQVVPSYDNADLVIVNTCGFIDSAVQESLEAIGEALHENGKVIVTGCLGAKEDQIRKIHPKVLEISGPHSYEAVLNHVNKYAPKPTYNPYTSLVPSQGVKLTPKHYAYLKISEGCNHRCTFCIIPSLRGDMVSRPIGNVLDEAKRLADSGVKELLVIAQDTSAYGVDVKNRTGFWNGMPVKSDIQTLSEQLSSLGIWVRLHYVYPYPHVDDLIPLMADGKILPYLDVPLQHASPAILKSMKRPGSIERTLERIHKWRDICPDITLRSTFIVGYPGETERDFDLLLNFLDQAKLDRVGCFTYSAIDGAAANSLADQIPEDVKQERYHQFMQLQQAISTEKLANKIGKTLPILIDEVDEEGAIGRSMADAPEIDGVVYLNEEFSVTAGDIVNVKISHSDEYDLWGAVVK
- a CDS encoding peroxiredoxin C translates to MVLVTRKAPDFTSSAVLGNGEIVNDFNFSSFTKGKYAVVFFWPMDFTFVCPSEIIAFDHRLDEFKKRGVEVIGVSMDSEFVHNAWRNTSQDKGGIGEVKYPIVADVKHCIMQAYGIEHPDAGVALRASFFIDKSGIVRHETINDLPIGRNIDEILRIVDAFQFHEEHGEVCPAQWTKGKAGMKDSPDGVASFLKQHANEL
- the srmB gene encoding ATP-dependent RNA helicase SrmB, yielding MTTDDFSSFDLNELILKALSLQNITVPTTIQSQTIPYALDNRDILGSAPTGTGKTLAYLIPAVQHLLDFPRHKPGPPRILILTPTRELAMQVAEQTKWLTQFTALSTATITGGVAYMNHAEVFSKNQDIVIATTGRLLQYIKEENFDCRAVEMLILDEADRMLDMGFAQDVETISAETRWRTQTLLFSATLEGNGVYDFAQRILQEPVEIKADPSRKERKKILQFYYRADNVEHKTALLINLLRQDEVTKSVIFVRKRERVHELVTWLNNAKIRTCYLEGEMVQAKRNEAIKRMANNTVNILVATDVASRGLDFDDISHVFNFDMPKTADVYLHRIGRTARAGKKGTAISLVEAHDYDLLKKIERYIQEPLKLRIVHELRPQTKAPAISKKKKLSEKAKTKKNEKNQDTKKKKVRERDTKNIGKPKKKLSISKT